TGCTTCCTTTGCAAGTTCAGGTACGGAGATGGAACCTGGAAGAGCGGATTTCATTCTAAGAGTTGCAGACAAAACTCTAGGATCCAAAGAAACCCTGGAAGGTTTTTCGGTCCCTACACAAGCAAGAATATCTTCGAAAAGTTCCTTAGCAGTTTGGCAGTTTATATTTTCATGAAATAGATTTTTACATCTGGAAAGAACGGGTTCTAAGTTCTCAAATGGGATCTCCGAGATCCCTTTTCTTCCGAATCTGGCAGCAACGGAGGCATAGTCGATACCATAAGGATCGATTTGTAAAACGATCATATCCGAATTTTCTGCGGAAAGAGTATGGTAAGTATTCGGGGCCAAGACCACCGCTTGGAACTCCAATACGTTGCCCGATTCTTCGATCACTTTGAACTTGGAAGTTAAAGAGATCAAAATGGAAACCGCATAGTGAGAGTGAGGATCTGTAGTCAGTCCTTTTTGGGCCAAGAATACTCTGGCTCCGAAATAGAATAATGTTCCTACTTGAGACTCTTCCATTTACCGAATACCGGATTATAATTTTTGAATGATTCTTTCCAGGGTTTTTTCAGGACGTTCGAACGGAAAAAAATGGGAAATATCATCCCATAACTCTAAGCTTGAGTTGGAATTTCCTTTGATAATCCTTTTAGCCGCAGAAGGAGAACATACTTCATATTTCCTTGGGATCGTGATATGAGTTTCCGTTTTGATCCTTCGATATTGTAATAGGCTTAAAAAACTGACCGAGTTAAAAATTTTGGCCTCTAATTCAGGAGGACAGCATAAGGCCCATTTATCTCCTTCTTTTTTAAAACAAGAATTAAGATAATCTTCAAAAACCTCATCGGACCAATTCACAAAAGTAGGAGTCTTTCTGAATGCTTTTTTGACAAGAGTTAGGTCTTTAAATTCTCTTCTTCTTTTGACAGCACCTTTCGCTAAAGGAGTATCGAAAGCTAAGGCAAGAAGAAGATACGCAAAATTTAAGATCACAGGGTCCATTGCAAAAATTTTTCGGAAGTGATCCGGTCTTTGATAAGTGGAAAGAAGAAGGCTTGCTCCTCCTAAAGAATGTCCGACTCCCACAACATTCTTTAAACCTTCCTTTTCGATGAGAGCTAAAACTTGATCTCTAAAGAAAAACCAATCCTTCCATTCCATATTCGGTTCCGATTTACCATGACCGCAAAAATCCAATGCGATCACTCTATGAGTTTCAGAAAGTTTTTTGATGAAGTAAGAATAACAACCTGCGGAAAATCCATTAGCATGAGCGATCAAGATCGGATCCGAGGATTTGTTACCTGCATCTATATAAGAAAGTTTGATCCCTCGGAAATTAAATGTTTTTCTATCCATTCAAGATTTGCCCTTGCTATTTCTTTCCCTTTGCTTTCGATGGACAGGAATTCGGAGTTTCGACCGATTCCCAAATAAGGGATAATACACTCTTCCTAAGGGGAGATTACAAGAAAACAATAATCGAATTCTTGAGAGAGATAGATGAAATTAACGGTTATAATCATTTTCGTAGTCGCATTATTTTTCAATGCCTTAGCAAACATTTTGATCAAGGCAAGTTCTTTAGGAGATAAAACAAATACGGCTTCCGGAATCGAAGGATTGATCAAAGCATTTTTACATCCAGTGTTCTTTGCAGGACTTGCT
The DNA window shown above is from Leptospira dzoumogneensis and carries:
- a CDS encoding helix-turn-helix domain-containing protein, with the protein product MEESQVGTLFYFGARVFLAQKGLTTDPHSHYAVSILISLTSKFKVIEESGNVLEFQAVVLAPNTYHTLSAENSDMIVLQIDPYGIDYASVAARFGRKGISEIPFENLEPVLSRCKNLFHENINCQTAKELFEDILACVGTEKPSRVSLDPRVLSATLRMKSALPGSISVPELAKEAGFSETRFMHVFKLQMGLPVRQYQLWLRLHEAAKLLKEGGNLTEASHAAGFADQAHLSRTFKRMFGVQPSKFLGANTNVAVHFCV
- a CDS encoding alpha/beta fold hydrolase; amino-acid sequence: MDRKTFNFRGIKLSYIDAGNKSSDPILIAHANGFSAGCYSYFIKKLSETHRVIALDFCGHGKSEPNMEWKDWFFFRDQVLALIEKEGLKNVVGVGHSLGGASLLLSTYQRPDHFRKIFAMDPVILNFAYLLLALAFDTPLAKGAVKRRREFKDLTLVKKAFRKTPTFVNWSDEVFEDYLNSCFKKEGDKWALCCPPELEAKIFNSVSFLSLLQYRRIKTETHITIPRKYEVCSPSAAKRIIKGNSNSSLELWDDISHFFPFERPEKTLERIIQKL